A portion of the Thermococcus sp. genome contains these proteins:
- the guaB gene encoding IMP dehydrogenase encodes MEEFKHKLVNTIRGYTFDDVLLIPQETEVEPKDVDVSTKITPNVQLNIPILSAAMDTVTEWEMAVAMAREGGLGVIHRNMSVAEQAEMVRKVKRAERFIVEDVITIGPDETLDYALFLMERNDIDGLPVIDENGRIIGIVTKKDIAAKEGNLVREVMTGEVITVGEDVSVEEALDVMVASRIARLPVVDGNGRLVGIITMSDLIMRKKYRNAIRDDNGDLLVAAAVGPFDLERARALDKIGADILVIDTAHAHNLKAINAMKEIRKAVDADLIVGNIANPKAVDDLTFADAVKVGIGPGSICTTRVVAGVGVPQVTAIALVADRAQEYDLHVIADGGIRYSGDIVKAIAAGADAVMLGSLLAGTKEALGKEVVINGRRYKQYRGMGSLGAMMKGGAERYYQKGHMKTKKFVPEGVEGVVPYKGSVGEVLYQLVGGLRSGMGYVGAKNIEELKEKGEFVIITNAGVRESHPHDILITNEAPNYPVGK; translated from the coding sequence ATGGAAGAATTTAAACACAAACTTGTTAATACCATTAGGGGTTACACCTTCGACGATGTTCTTCTGATACCGCAGGAGACCGAGGTTGAGCCCAAGGACGTTGACGTCTCGACGAAGATAACCCCAAACGTCCAGCTGAACATCCCGATTCTCAGCGCGGCGATGGACACGGTAACCGAGTGGGAGATGGCTGTCGCTATGGCCAGGGAGGGCGGCCTGGGGGTTATCCACAGGAACATGAGCGTTGCGGAGCAGGCCGAGATGGTCAGAAAGGTCAAGCGCGCGGAGCGCTTCATAGTGGAGGACGTCATAACGATCGGTCCCGACGAGACCCTCGACTACGCCCTCTTCCTCATGGAGAGAAACGACATCGACGGCCTTCCGGTCATCGATGAGAACGGCAGAATAATCGGCATCGTTACCAAGAAGGACATAGCGGCGAAGGAGGGCAACCTCGTCAGGGAGGTTATGACGGGAGAAGTCATAACCGTCGGCGAGGACGTCTCGGTCGAGGAAGCCCTTGATGTGATGGTGGCCAGCCGGATAGCCCGCCTCCCGGTCGTCGATGGGAACGGCCGCCTCGTGGGAATAATCACAATGAGCGACCTCATAATGAGGAAGAAGTACAGGAACGCGATCAGGGATGATAACGGCGATCTGCTTGTGGCCGCTGCGGTGGGGCCCTTTGACCTTGAGAGGGCAAGGGCACTTGATAAAATCGGCGCGGATATATTAGTCATAGATACCGCCCACGCCCACAACCTCAAGGCCATAAATGCCATGAAGGAGATAAGGAAGGCCGTTGATGCCGACCTCATCGTGGGAAACATCGCAAACCCGAAGGCTGTCGATGATTTAACCTTCGCGGATGCGGTAAAAGTTGGCATCGGGCCGGGTAGCATATGCACCACGAGAGTTGTCGCTGGTGTCGGCGTTCCCCAGGTTACGGCAATAGCCCTAGTGGCGGACAGAGCTCAGGAATACGACCTTCACGTCATAGCCGACGGCGGAATCCGCTACTCCGGTGACATAGTCAAGGCTATAGCTGCTGGCGCTGACGCGGTAATGCTCGGCTCGCTTTTGGCCGGAACGAAGGAAGCACTGGGCAAGGAGGTCGTCATAAACGGCAGGAGGTACAAGCAGTACCGGGGTATGGGTTCGCTCGGGGCGATGATGAAGGGTGGAGCGGAGCGTTATTACCAGAAGGGCCATATGAAGACGAAAAAGTTCGTGCCCGAGGGTGTAGAGGGTGTCGTTCCCTACAAGGGAAGCGTTGGTGAGGTTCTCTACCAGCTCGTCGGCGGCCTTCGCTCCGGAATGGGCTACGTCGGAGCTAAGAACATCGAAGAGCTCAAGGAGAAGGGTGAGTTCGTGATAATCACGAACGCTGGCGTCAGGGAGAGCCACCCGCACGATATACTCATAACGAACGAGGCTCCCAACTATCCGGTAGGAAAGTGA
- a CDS encoding DUF4932 domain-containing protein has protein sequence MRPFRGMALALAVLIILGTSPGVFSVSENSTQNKCEIEVEVNPNLELFAVLYILAFNGSDYFITAPKGYISDVLTYFAPYRDDPAVKYIREVFNSSLPIYVRDNEVMEFSGRLALLGYLPNETNLGELELLANFARKSDFMAFYNAHRSEYGEITRPLVEYLERAPGEYKRLFGHTYKSFRVEAAYSLRIHPHVVFENDTVYYVGGLYYRNNVTMLLYVVTILHEFTHPFVKDFLDRNVRIFENMSYYLQEVRNELPTTTTYDPGHYGSFYTYLNELFTESIAEYIALKCGVPWDYVLFKARVMSAMFLPFWNLLDEYRKAEELNETLYQYAPTLARHMARWATPGNVSVFYRKVAPVVEPNVLDRASYLGKLVIVYGTQNPDESGNEYDRETAYSLADRLRETYMKLYGQAPSIVVKADGNLTDEDLRGNLILIGGPVANAITTRLNENLPVRFAFNGSWILRRNSNAAENFTAFRVTENNVSVIPLNSPVPLGVFGVIETIRNPWNSKEYVLIIAGLDRYGTREMSKWIQWQSYVIRGETYWEVGFYSMD, from the coding sequence GTGAGGCCCTTCAGGGGGATGGCCTTAGCGCTGGCCGTTCTTATCATCCTCGGAACCTCCCCTGGAGTGTTCTCGGTGAGTGAAAATTCGACCCAAAACAAGTGCGAGATTGAAGTTGAAGTCAACCCCAACCTTGAACTGTTCGCCGTCCTTTATATTCTCGCCTTCAACGGGAGCGACTATTTCATAACGGCACCAAAAGGCTACATCAGCGACGTTCTGACCTACTTCGCACCTTACCGGGACGACCCGGCCGTTAAATACATCCGCGAGGTCTTCAACAGCTCCCTGCCAATCTATGTTAGGGACAATGAAGTCATGGAATTCAGTGGCAGACTGGCCCTGCTGGGTTACCTGCCGAACGAGACAAACCTCGGTGAACTGGAACTGCTGGCGAATTTTGCCCGGAAAAGTGATTTCATGGCCTTCTACAACGCCCACAGGAGTGAGTATGGGGAAATAACCCGCCCTCTGGTTGAATACTTGGAACGTGCCCCCGGGGAATACAAAAGGCTCTTTGGCCACACCTACAAATCCTTCAGGGTTGAGGCCGCGTATTCGCTTCGCATACATCCTCACGTCGTCTTTGAGAACGACACGGTGTACTACGTTGGAGGACTGTACTACAGGAACAACGTCACGATGCTTTTGTATGTCGTGACAATACTCCACGAGTTTACCCATCCGTTTGTCAAAGACTTTCTCGACCGGAACGTCAGGATCTTTGAGAACATGAGCTATTACCTCCAGGAGGTGCGGAACGAACTCCCGACTACCACGACCTACGATCCGGGTCATTACGGTTCCTTTTATACTTACCTTAACGAGCTCTTCACCGAGAGCATCGCGGAGTACATTGCCCTGAAGTGTGGGGTACCATGGGATTACGTTCTTTTTAAAGCTAGGGTAATGTCGGCTATGTTCCTGCCCTTCTGGAACCTGTTGGATGAGTACAGAAAGGCTGAGGAACTCAACGAGACCCTCTACCAGTATGCACCGACTCTAGCCCGGCATATGGCCAGGTGGGCAACTCCCGGGAACGTGAGCGTCTTTTACAGGAAGGTTGCTCCCGTTGTGGAGCCCAACGTACTGGACAGGGCAAGTTACCTGGGAAAGCTTGTCATTGTTTACGGGACGCAGAACCCCGATGAGAGCGGAAACGAGTACGACAGGGAGACGGCTTACTCCCTCGCCGACCGCCTCAGGGAAACCTACATGAAGCTCTACGGTCAGGCCCCTTCAATCGTGGTCAAGGCGGACGGGAATTTGACCGATGAGGATTTGAGGGGCAACCTTATACTCATCGGCGGTCCCGTTGCCAACGCCATAACCACCCGGCTTAACGAAAACCTACCCGTGCGCTTCGCCTTCAACGGCTCTTGGATCCTGAGGAGGAACTCGAACGCGGCGGAGAACTTCACTGCCTTTCGGGTAACCGAAAATAACGTAAGCGTAATCCCACTCAACTCGCCGGTTCCTCTGGGGGTCTTTGGGGTTATTGAGACGATCCGGAATCCCTGGAACTCAAAAGAATACGTACTCATTATTGCAGGCCTCGACCGCTACGGAACTAGGGAGATGAGCAAATGGATACAATGGCAAAGCTATGTGATTAGAGGGGAAACCTATTGGGAAGTTGGGTTCTATTCGATGGATTGA
- a CDS encoding IGHMBP2 family helicase, translating into MDEKLKKFISHLKVLIEMERRAEIEAMRLEMKRLSGREREKVGRAILNLNGKVVGEELGYFLVKYGRDREIKTEISVGDLVVISRRDPLKSDLVGTVVEKGKRFITVAIETVPEWALKGVRLDLYANDITFKRWLENLNNLKESGRKALELYLGLREPEGSEPVDFTPFDKSLNASQRMAIARALGSPDFFLIHGPFGTGKTRTLAELIKQEVERGNKVLATAESNVAVDNLVERLVGSGVKVVRVGHPSRVAKGLHETTLAYLLTRHELYGELRELRVIGQNLAEKRDTFTKPSPKYRRGLSDREILRLASKGIGTRGVPARLIREMAEWIKINLQVQKTFDDARKLEERIAREVIRETDVVLTTNSSAGLEVVDYGSYDVAIIDEATQATIPSVLIPINRARRFVLAGDHRQLPPTILSEKAKELSKTLFEGLIERYPVKSEMLTVQYRMNERLMKFPSREFYGGRIEAHGSVRNMTLTDLGIKSPENSPWGEVLKPENVLVFMNTSKLENRFERQRRGSESRENILEARLVKEAVERLLELGVKPEWVGVVTPYDDQCDLISSLLPEEAEVEIKTVDGYQGREKEVIVLSFVRSNERGELGFLKDLRRLNVSLTRAKRKLILIGDSSTLSAHPTYKRLIEFVRERETIADAKELTEPPASMSIDNVREFLGFRRRKSQ; encoded by the coding sequence ATGGATGAAAAACTGAAGAAGTTCATCTCTCACCTCAAGGTCCTCATCGAGATGGAGCGTAGGGCCGAGATAGAGGCCATGCGCTTGGAGATGAAAAGGCTCTCTGGCAGGGAGAGGGAGAAAGTCGGGAGAGCGATTCTGAATCTCAACGGTAAGGTCGTTGGGGAGGAGCTGGGTTACTTTCTGGTGAAATACGGCCGAGACCGGGAGATAAAAACGGAGATAAGCGTCGGCGATTTGGTAGTAATCAGCAGAAGAGACCCTCTCAAGAGCGACCTGGTTGGAACAGTCGTCGAGAAGGGGAAGCGGTTCATAACGGTCGCCATTGAAACCGTCCCGGAGTGGGCCCTGAAGGGTGTTAGGCTGGACCTCTACGCCAACGACATAACCTTCAAGCGCTGGCTTGAGAACCTGAACAATCTGAAGGAGAGCGGAAGGAAGGCGCTGGAGCTCTACCTGGGCTTAAGGGAGCCGGAGGGGAGTGAGCCCGTCGATTTTACCCCCTTCGACAAGAGCCTGAACGCGAGCCAGAGGATGGCAATAGCGAGAGCCCTCGGAAGCCCGGACTTCTTCCTGATTCACGGCCCTTTCGGAACCGGCAAGACGAGAACCCTGGCTGAGCTCATAAAACAGGAAGTGGAGAGGGGCAACAAGGTTCTGGCGACCGCCGAGAGCAACGTGGCAGTGGACAACCTCGTAGAGAGGCTCGTTGGCTCAGGGGTTAAAGTTGTCCGCGTCGGCCACCCGAGCAGGGTCGCTAAAGGTCTTCATGAGACGACCCTGGCTTACCTCTTAACCAGGCACGAGCTCTACGGTGAGCTGAGGGAGCTGAGGGTTATCGGCCAGAACCTCGCTGAAAAGCGCGACACGTTCACCAAACCATCACCGAAGTACAGGCGCGGGCTGAGCGACAGGGAGATACTCAGGCTGGCCTCAAAGGGCATCGGGACGAGGGGTGTTCCCGCTCGCTTAATCCGCGAGATGGCGGAGTGGATTAAAATCAACCTGCAGGTTCAAAAAACGTTCGACGATGCCAGAAAACTTGAGGAGAGGATAGCGAGGGAGGTAATCAGAGAGACGGACGTTGTCTTGACGACGAACTCTTCTGCCGGCCTTGAGGTCGTCGACTACGGCTCCTACGACGTCGCGATAATAGACGAGGCCACTCAGGCGACGATACCGAGCGTCCTCATACCCATAAACCGGGCGAGGCGGTTCGTTTTGGCCGGAGACCACAGGCAGTTACCACCGACGATACTCAGCGAGAAGGCGAAGGAGCTGAGTAAGACGCTCTTCGAAGGCCTGATCGAGCGCTATCCAGTAAAGAGCGAGATGCTCACCGTCCAGTACAGGATGAACGAGAGGCTCATGAAATTTCCGAGCAGGGAGTTCTACGGTGGCAGGATAGAGGCCCACGGGAGCGTGAGGAACATGACCCTCACCGACTTGGGGATTAAAAGCCCGGAAAACAGCCCCTGGGGGGAGGTTCTGAAGCCCGAGAACGTGCTGGTTTTCATGAACACCTCCAAGCTTGAGAACCGCTTCGAGAGGCAGAGGCGTGGAAGCGAGAGCCGTGAAAATATTCTTGAGGCGAGACTCGTAAAGGAGGCCGTCGAGAGGCTTTTAGAACTCGGCGTTAAGCCGGAGTGGGTTGGTGTGGTTACCCCTTACGACGACCAGTGCGACCTGATAAGCTCTCTCCTGCCCGAGGAAGCTGAAGTGGAGATTAAAACCGTTGACGGCTACCAGGGCAGAGAGAAGGAGGTAATAGTCCTCTCCTTCGTCCGCTCCAACGAGAGGGGCGAGCTGGGGTTCCTGAAGGATTTGAGGCGCTTAAACGTCTCACTCACGAGGGCAAAGAGAAAGCTGATTCTTATAGGAGATTCCTCGACGCTGAGCGCCCACCCCACTTATAAAAGACTGATAGAGTTCGTGAGGGAGAGGGAGACGATTGCTGATGCAAAAGAACTAACCGAACCGCCAGCAAGTATGTCCATAGACAACGTGAGGGAATTCTTGGGATTTCGGAGACGAAAGAGTCAATAG